A window from Actinomycetospora corticicola encodes these proteins:
- a CDS encoding NrtR DNA-binding winged helix domain-containing protein encodes MWRDETGRSLADYPHPSVAVDVALLTVVDGALHVALHRRAGHAAGELALPGTFVRIDETLAAAALRALREHLGVSGRSPEQLRVFDDPARDDRGRVLAVAHVDLVDAEMLPTGTETAAVDRCPTLAFDHDAMVAAAAEHVRARHRRGPDPAGLLGRAFTLAELQGLHEAVLGGPLPKDTFRRHVLAHLEPTGEVRTGTVGKPARLYRRTAPGVRTNAHGHQPSRRGTH; translated from the coding sequence GTGTGGCGCGACGAGACCGGCCGGAGCCTGGCGGACTACCCGCACCCGTCGGTCGCGGTCGACGTCGCCCTGCTGACCGTGGTCGACGGCGCGCTGCACGTCGCCCTGCACCGCCGCGCGGGACACGCGGCGGGCGAGCTCGCGCTGCCCGGGACGTTCGTGCGGATCGACGAGACCCTCGCCGCCGCCGCCCTGCGGGCCCTGCGCGAGCACCTCGGCGTCAGCGGTCGCTCCCCCGAACAGCTGCGCGTGTTCGACGACCCCGCACGCGACGACCGCGGCCGGGTCCTCGCCGTGGCCCACGTGGACCTGGTCGACGCGGAGATGCTGCCCACCGGTACGGAGACCGCCGCGGTCGACCGGTGCCCGACGCTCGCCTTCGACCACGACGCGATGGTCGCCGCGGCGGCCGAGCACGTCCGGGCCCGGCACCGCCGCGGGCCGGACCCCGCGGGCCTGCTCGGTCGGGCGTTCACGCTGGCCGAGCTGCAGGGCCTGCACGAGGCCGTGCTGGGCGGGCCGCTGCCGAAGGACACCTTCCGCCGGCACGTGCTCGCCCACCTGGAGCCGACCGGCGAGGTCCGCACGGGCACCGTCGGGAAGCCGGCCCGGCTCTACCGACGAACCGCACCGGGGGTCCGGACGAACGCGCACGGACACCAGCCGTCACGAAGGGGAACCCACTGA
- a CDS encoding peroxiredoxin produces MKAGDTAPDFSLADDTGATRTLSELLTNGPVVLFFYPLASSGGCTQESCHFRDLATEFAEVGAQRVGISADSVEKQHTFSQANSFDYPLLSDPKGEVAKKFDAKRSWLPVLPIKRKTFVIDTDRTVLEVITGEMKFDEHADSALTVLRKRREN; encoded by the coding sequence ATGAAGGCCGGAGACACCGCGCCCGACTTCTCGCTCGCCGACGACACCGGGGCCACCCGGACACTGTCGGAGCTGCTGACGAACGGGCCCGTGGTCCTGTTCTTCTACCCGCTCGCCAGCTCGGGCGGCTGCACTCAGGAGAGCTGCCACTTCCGGGACCTGGCGACGGAGTTCGCCGAGGTCGGGGCCCAGCGCGTGGGGATCAGCGCGGACTCGGTGGAGAAGCAGCACACGTTCTCCCAGGCGAACTCGTTCGACTACCCGCTGCTCTCGGACCCGAAGGGCGAGGTCGCGAAGAAGTTCGACGCCAAGCGCTCGTGGCTGCCGGTGCTGCCGATCAAGCGGAAGACCTTCGTCATCGACACCGACCGCACGGTGCTCGAGGTGATCACCGGCGAGATGAAGTTCGACGAGCACGCCGACTCCGCGCTGACGGTCCTGCGCAAGCGTCGCGAGAACTGA
- a CDS encoding TIGR03618 family F420-dependent PPOX class oxidoreductase, which produces MTALPDALVELLRRPAPCFIATLMPDGSPQMTETWVDTDGKHVVVNVVGGMQKARNVARDPRVALNVADPDQPARYYGIRGRVVETTTEGGREHIEELSQRYLGRPYPNFSGNPDETRVILRIAADSIHAPFG; this is translated from the coding sequence GTGACCGCCCTGCCCGATGCCCTCGTCGAGCTGCTGCGCCGCCCCGCGCCGTGCTTCATCGCCACGCTCATGCCCGACGGCTCGCCGCAGATGACCGAGACGTGGGTCGACACCGACGGCAAGCACGTCGTGGTCAACGTCGTCGGCGGCATGCAGAAGGCCCGCAACGTGGCCCGCGACCCGCGCGTGGCGCTGAACGTGGCCGACCCCGACCAGCCGGCCCGCTACTACGGCATCCGCGGCCGCGTGGTGGAGACGACGACCGAGGGCGGCAGGGAGCACATCGAGGAGCTCTCCCAGCGCTACCTCGGCCGGCCCTACCCGAACTTCTCCGGGAACCCCGACGAGACGCGGGTGATCCTGCGGATCGCCGCCGACTCGATCCACGCGCCGTTCGGCTGA
- a CDS encoding DUF1295 domain-containing protein — protein MSFDWAAAGILLAVAVGVVVVTFAVTLLVARAVGKHSVVDVTWGLGFALIAASAYVTSGLLGVGNDTVRLVALLLPVIWGLRLAIYIGWRNHGKGEDPRYTEMLGEGHAPGATTWTVVRKVYLTQAGVQLVVVLPVLAAMVRPSTVSVLLIVGALVWLVGFFFESVGDAQLAWFKADPDNKGKILDSGLWRYTRHPNYFGDFCVWWGIFLVAVGHPAALVTVVGPALMSYLLINVTGKELLEKGMSDRPGYAEYVERTSGFFPLPPGSAPARAT, from the coding sequence ATGAGCTTCGACTGGGCGGCCGCCGGCATCCTGCTGGCGGTCGCCGTCGGCGTCGTCGTCGTGACCTTCGCGGTGACGCTGCTGGTGGCGCGGGCGGTGGGGAAGCACTCGGTCGTCGACGTGACGTGGGGGCTCGGCTTCGCCCTGATCGCGGCGTCGGCCTACGTGACGTCGGGTCTGCTGGGGGTCGGGAACGACACGGTGCGGCTCGTCGCGCTGCTCCTCCCGGTGATCTGGGGCCTGCGGCTCGCGATCTACATCGGCTGGCGCAACCACGGCAAGGGCGAGGACCCGCGCTACACCGAGATGCTCGGCGAGGGACACGCGCCGGGCGCGACGACCTGGACCGTCGTCCGCAAGGTCTACCTGACCCAGGCCGGCGTGCAGCTCGTCGTCGTGCTCCCGGTCCTCGCGGCGATGGTGCGTCCGTCGACCGTGTCGGTGCTGTTGATCGTCGGCGCGCTCGTCTGGCTGGTCGGGTTCTTCTTCGAGTCGGTCGGCGACGCGCAGCTCGCGTGGTTCAAGGCGGACCCCGACAACAAGGGGAAGATCCTCGACTCCGGGCTCTGGCGCTACACGCGGCACCCGAACTACTTCGGCGACTTCTGCGTCTGGTGGGGCATCTTCCTGGTCGCCGTCGGGCACCCGGCCGCCCTCGTGACCGTGGTCGGGCCGGCGCTCATGAGCTACCTGCTCATCAACGTGACCGGCAAGGAGCTCCTCGAGAAGGGGATGTCCGACCGGCCCGGGTACGCCGAGTACGTCGAGCGGACGAGCGGGTTCTTCCCGCTGCCGCCCGGTTCCGCCCCGGCCCGCGCCACCTGA
- a CDS encoding SAM-dependent methyltransferase, with protein sequence MAGAATRVVRAAGRFVDGTLPVRIRAWDGSEAGATRESGAPVVVLKHRRALRRLLWQPGEMGLAHAYVSGDLDVEGDLQEGLTAMWGLVRDGAVRPRKPGVAELPGLLGSAARLGLLGPRPAPPPEAIRLPRFAKLHSRLRDRAVIHHHYDAGNDFYELILDRNMAYSSGYWADLAAPVTEANLVAAQDAKLDLICRKLGLGEGSRLLDVGCGWGSLPIHAAKHYGAHVRGVTIATEQRDHINQRIRAEGLADRVQVDLVDYRDVPTRIEGYGEFDAVSSIEMGEHVGDGNYPTFASILFGALRPAGRALVQQMSRRPGDHPGGGPFIETYVTPDMVMRPVGDTLTLLQQAGLEVRDVHVMREHYVPTCRAWIATLEANWDRAVALAGERGARMWRLYLVGAALAFEENRMGVDQILLSRPTTTGRSGMPATRATFEPSVESAPAGTSRS encoded by the coding sequence ATGGCAGGCGCAGCAACCCGGGTGGTCCGCGCGGCGGGCAGGTTCGTGGACGGGACGTTGCCGGTCCGCATCCGCGCGTGGGACGGCAGCGAGGCCGGCGCGACCCGCGAGTCCGGTGCCCCCGTCGTCGTCCTGAAGCACCGCCGCGCGCTGCGCCGCCTGCTGTGGCAGCCGGGCGAGATGGGGCTCGCGCACGCCTACGTCTCCGGCGACCTCGACGTCGAGGGCGACCTGCAGGAGGGCCTCACCGCGATGTGGGGCCTCGTGCGGGACGGCGCGGTGCGGCCGCGGAAGCCCGGCGTCGCGGAGCTCCCCGGGCTGCTCGGCAGCGCCGCCCGGCTCGGGCTGCTCGGCCCGCGCCCGGCGCCGCCGCCCGAGGCGATCCGGCTGCCGCGCTTCGCGAAGCTGCACTCCAGGCTGCGCGACCGGGCGGTCATCCACCACCACTACGACGCCGGCAACGACTTCTACGAGCTCATCCTCGACCGGAACATGGCGTACTCGTCGGGCTACTGGGCCGACCTCGCGGCGCCCGTGACCGAGGCGAACCTCGTGGCCGCGCAGGACGCGAAGCTCGACCTGATCTGCCGCAAGCTCGGGCTGGGGGAGGGCTCGCGCCTGCTCGACGTCGGGTGCGGCTGGGGCTCCCTGCCCATCCACGCCGCCAAGCACTACGGGGCCCACGTGCGCGGCGTGACGATCGCGACCGAGCAGCGCGACCACATCAACCAGCGGATCCGCGCCGAGGGGCTCGCCGACCGGGTGCAGGTCGACCTCGTCGACTACCGCGACGTACCGACCCGCATCGAGGGCTACGGCGAGTTCGACGCGGTGTCGAGCATCGAGATGGGCGAGCACGTCGGCGACGGCAACTACCCGACGTTCGCCTCGATCCTGTTCGGCGCCCTCCGCCCGGCGGGGCGGGCGCTCGTGCAGCAGATGTCCCGTCGACCCGGGGACCACCCCGGCGGCGGACCGTTCATCGAGACCTACGTGACCCCGGACATGGTCATGCGCCCGGTCGGCGACACCCTCACGCTGCTCCAGCAGGCGGGTCTCGAGGTGCGCGACGTGCACGTCATGCGGGAGCACTACGTGCCGACCTGCCGCGCGTGGATCGCCACCCTCGAGGCGAACTGGGACCGCGCGGTGGCACTGGCCGGGGAGCGCGGTGCCCGGATGTGGCGGCTCTACCTCGTCGGGGCGGCGCTCGCGTTCGAGGAGAACCGCATGGGCGTCGACCAGATCCTGCTCTCCCGGCCCACGACGACGGGTCGCTCCGGGATGCCCGCGACGCGCGCCACGTTCGAGCCCTCGGTGGAATCCGCGCCCGCGGGTACCTCGAGGTCATGA
- a CDS encoding lysophospholipid acyltransferase family protein: MSSQAPQPPLPHDGPSPLAAAPPEPASAPAVEKAPHPPAAPQHADQPRPHPLVRRIAQGHDRRPPGRPMRLWRKLLIWLAMPRRDRGFGYGFAIEVLWPVLMAVARWDFRGGRHLPKQGGVLLAVNHLSHVDPIVLVAYCMAQGRIPRFLAMKELWAMRVVGAPLRGGRHIPVDRKASGIEAYRAAVDAVNRGECVVVYPEGGFPDESDGWPQKAHTGIARMALETGAPVIPVGQWGSNHLLPPQAKVGTLVPRATLRVLAGEPVDLADLVGKQKRGSALKEATDRIMGRVTDELAILRGEVPPAREH; the protein is encoded by the coding sequence ATGTCCTCCCAGGCGCCGCAGCCTCCCCTTCCTCACGACGGGCCCTCGCCGCTGGCGGCGGCGCCGCCGGAGCCGGCGTCCGCACCCGCCGTCGAGAAGGCCCCGCACCCCCCGGCCGCGCCGCAGCACGCCGACCAGCCCCGCCCGCACCCGCTGGTGCGTCGGATCGCGCAGGGCCACGACCGGCGACCGCCGGGCCGGCCGATGCGGCTCTGGCGCAAGCTGCTGATCTGGCTGGCCATGCCGCGGCGCGACCGGGGCTTCGGCTACGGCTTCGCGATCGAGGTGCTGTGGCCGGTGCTCATGGCGGTCGCCCGGTGGGACTTCCGCGGCGGGCGGCACCTGCCGAAGCAGGGTGGCGTGCTGCTCGCGGTGAACCACCTCTCGCACGTCGACCCGATCGTGCTCGTCGCCTACTGCATGGCGCAGGGCCGCATCCCGCGCTTCCTCGCGATGAAGGAGCTGTGGGCGATGCGGGTCGTGGGGGCGCCGCTGCGCGGCGGCCGGCACATCCCGGTCGACCGGAAGGCGTCGGGCATCGAGGCCTACCGGGCCGCGGTCGACGCGGTGAACCGGGGCGAGTGCGTGGTGGTCTACCCCGAGGGCGGCTTCCCGGACGAGTCCGACGGCTGGCCGCAGAAGGCGCACACCGGGATCGCGCGGATGGCGCTCGAGACCGGTGCGCCGGTGATCCCGGTCGGGCAGTGGGGATCGAACCACCTGCTGCCGCCGCAGGCGAAGGTCGGGACGCTCGTCCCGCGCGCCACGCTCCGGGTGCTCGCGGGCGAGCCGGTGGACCTGGCCGACCTCGTCGGGAAGCAGAAGCGCGGCAGCGCCCTGAAGGAGGCGACCGACCGGATCATGGGCCGGGTCACCGACGAGCTGGCGATCCTGCGCGGGGAGGTGCCTCCGGCCCGTGAGCACTAA
- the acs gene encoding acetate--CoA ligase, whose amino-acid sequence MSEQGSSQGKTYPPDPELSKTANVRPEMKDQDLEEFWDSQAKERISWFEPYDTVLDWQLPYAKWFVGGKLNACYNAVDRHVENGQGDKVALHVVPDDGPDSADAHDITFAQLQEQVVRFANGLKKLGVGKGVPVGIYMQMIPEAVVAMLACARLGAPHTVVFGGFSGKAVAERCNDLECKVLITQDEALRGGKTAAQKTNADEGLDGAGSTTVEKIVVVKRTGGDIPMNDRDVYLDDLVDGESSDAESCPCEPMESEDLLFLLYTSGSTGKPKGVVHTTGGYLTGVATTHNLVFDVKDDSVYWCAADIGWITGHSYITYGPLVNGVTSVLYEGVPGYPNKEVWWKIVEKYNVSILYTSPTAIRSHMKWGEQHAQAHDLSSIKILGSVGEPINPEVWEWYRKHVGGDKAPIMDTWWQTETGHILITPLPGITTMKPGSAQQPFPGVRPEIRDDEGNVLGVEQTGNLVLTAPWPGMMRGLYKDDQRFRDTYWSKYSDAYFAGDGAKYDEDGDIMLMGRLDDVVNVSGHRLSTFEIESALVEHGDVAEAAVAARKDPDTGQAIVAFVSLTGDKTGTEELEQALREQVAQSIGKLARPATVIFANDLPKTRSGKIMRRLLKNLAEGEELGDTSTLVDPSVVDEMKKQIQG is encoded by the coding sequence ATGTCGGAGCAGGGCTCGAGTCAGGGCAAGACCTACCCGCCGGACCCGGAGCTGTCGAAGACCGCCAACGTCCGTCCGGAGATGAAGGACCAGGACCTCGAGGAGTTCTGGGACTCCCAGGCGAAGGAACGGATCAGCTGGTTCGAGCCGTACGACACGGTGCTCGACTGGCAGCTCCCGTACGCCAAGTGGTTCGTCGGCGGCAAGCTCAACGCCTGCTACAACGCGGTCGACCGGCACGTCGAGAACGGCCAGGGCGACAAGGTCGCCCTGCACGTCGTCCCCGACGACGGGCCCGACTCCGCGGACGCGCACGACATCACGTTCGCGCAGCTGCAGGAGCAGGTGGTCCGTTTCGCGAACGGGCTGAAGAAGCTCGGGGTGGGCAAGGGCGTCCCCGTCGGCATCTACATGCAGATGATCCCCGAGGCCGTCGTGGCGATGCTCGCGTGCGCCCGGCTCGGGGCCCCGCACACCGTCGTCTTCGGCGGGTTCTCCGGCAAGGCCGTGGCCGAGCGCTGCAACGACCTCGAGTGCAAGGTCCTCATCACCCAGGACGAGGCGCTCCGCGGCGGCAAGACGGCCGCGCAGAAGACCAACGCCGACGAGGGCCTCGACGGGGCCGGCAGCACCACGGTCGAGAAGATCGTCGTCGTCAAGCGCACGGGCGGCGACATCCCGATGAACGACCGGGACGTCTACCTCGACGACCTGGTCGACGGCGAGTCCTCCGACGCCGAGAGCTGCCCGTGCGAGCCCATGGAGTCCGAGGACCTGCTGTTCCTCCTCTACACCTCGGGCTCGACCGGCAAGCCCAAGGGCGTCGTGCACACCACCGGCGGCTACCTCACCGGCGTCGCGACCACCCACAACCTCGTCTTCGACGTCAAGGACGACTCGGTCTACTGGTGCGCCGCCGACATCGGCTGGATCACCGGGCACAGCTACATCACCTACGGGCCGCTGGTGAACGGCGTGACCTCGGTGCTCTACGAGGGCGTGCCGGGCTACCCGAACAAGGAGGTGTGGTGGAAGATCGTCGAGAAGTACAATGTCTCGATCCTCTACACCTCGCCCACCGCGATCCGCTCGCACATGAAGTGGGGCGAGCAGCACGCGCAGGCGCACGACCTGTCGTCGATCAAGATCCTGGGCAGCGTCGGTGAGCCGATCAACCCCGAGGTCTGGGAGTGGTACCGCAAGCACGTCGGCGGCGACAAGGCGCCGATCATGGACACCTGGTGGCAGACCGAGACCGGGCACATCCTGATCACCCCGCTGCCCGGCATCACGACGATGAAGCCGGGCTCGGCCCAGCAGCCCTTCCCGGGCGTGCGGCCGGAGATCCGCGACGACGAGGGCAACGTCCTCGGTGTCGAGCAGACCGGCAACCTCGTGCTCACCGCGCCGTGGCCCGGGATGATGCGCGGGCTCTACAAGGACGACCAGCGCTTCCGCGACACGTACTGGTCGAAGTACTCCGACGCCTACTTCGCGGGGGACGGCGCGAAGTACGACGAGGACGGCGACATCATGCTGATGGGCCGCCTCGACGACGTCGTGAACGTGTCGGGCCACCGCCTCTCGACCTTCGAGATCGAGAGCGCGCTGGTGGAGCACGGTGACGTGGCCGAGGCCGCGGTCGCCGCGCGCAAGGACCCCGACACCGGCCAGGCCATCGTCGCCTTCGTGTCGCTCACCGGCGACAAGACGGGCACCGAGGAGCTGGAGCAGGCCCTGCGCGAGCAGGTGGCCCAGTCGATCGGCAAGCTGGCCCGCCCGGCGACGGTGATCTTCGCCAACGACCTGCCCAAGACCCGGTCGGGCAAGATCATGCGACGTCTGCTGAAGAACCTCGCCGAGGGCGAGGAGCTGGGCGACACCTCCACGCTCGTCGACCCGTCCGTGGTCGACGAGATGAAGAAGCAGATCCAGGGATAG
- a CDS encoding DUF7059 domain-containing protein, translating into MIDRLPAVAGRLAAVFRTAGFTVEGVAEALGAEAGAALDRGEPEPARRRLPDAGSFRTLVRLFLLAETVPGEEAAAAFAPVDLDDLLDAELLRRGSDGVAAGLDLRPHADEHGSWWVLSDLDDGAGKDVEHVLGAGAASMSLARATVRRPVGSLLDVGAGCGVQTLHCSGHAATLTATDVSPRANTLARATFAISDVEVEVLTGPWWEPVDSRRFDQVVCNPPFVPGPPAVEHVYRDSGLGGDGASALLVSTLPSFLTPGGVGQLLASWLITGADLAAAEEPRTGWATRPRQWVEEATRAATPGGLDAWVVQRDVADPALHVGTWLRDAGVDPASPAGRARTAEWLDFFAAHDVVGIGFGFVTLRRTAPGEEGTAVFEDMRQALGDPLGPEIEAWLDRVTWLRGHDLLDEPLVAPPTTALERGFTGSDEGWRRIGGTLVRLDGPQWRHDLDELGESLLAGCRGHLPLSDLLGLLAVAHGRDADELSAAALPVVRDLFLHGLLVPRDALA; encoded by the coding sequence GTGATCGATCGACTCCCCGCGGTGGCCGGCCGCCTCGCCGCGGTGTTCCGCACGGCCGGCTTCACCGTCGAGGGCGTGGCGGAGGCGCTCGGCGCCGAGGCCGGCGCGGCGCTCGACCGCGGGGAGCCCGAGCCCGCGCGGCGCCGCCTTCCCGACGCCGGGTCCTTCCGCACCCTGGTCCGGCTCTTCCTGCTCGCCGAGACCGTGCCGGGCGAGGAGGCGGCCGCGGCCTTCGCGCCGGTCGACCTCGACGACCTGCTCGACGCGGAGCTCCTGCGCCGCGGATCCGACGGCGTCGCGGCCGGGCTGGACCTGCGCCCGCACGCCGACGAGCACGGCTCCTGGTGGGTGCTCTCGGACCTCGACGACGGGGCGGGCAAGGACGTCGAGCACGTCCTCGGGGCCGGCGCCGCGTCGATGTCGCTCGCGCGCGCCACGGTGCGCCGCCCGGTGGGGTCGCTGCTCGACGTCGGCGCCGGATGCGGGGTGCAGACGCTGCACTGCTCGGGGCACGCCGCCACCCTGACCGCCACCGACGTCTCCCCGCGGGCGAACACGCTCGCGCGGGCGACGTTCGCGATCTCCGACGTCGAGGTCGAGGTGCTCACCGGCCCCTGGTGGGAGCCGGTCGACAGCCGCCGGTTCGACCAGGTCGTCTGCAACCCGCCGTTCGTGCCCGGCCCGCCCGCCGTCGAGCACGTCTACCGCGACTCCGGGCTCGGCGGCGACGGTGCCTCCGCCCTGCTCGTCTCCACCCTCCCCTCCTTCCTGACGCCGGGTGGGGTCGGCCAGCTGCTCGCCTCCTGGTTGATCACCGGCGCGGACCTGGCCGCCGCCGAGGAGCCCCGGACGGGGTGGGCCACCCGCCCGCGACAGTGGGTCGAGGAGGCGACGCGGGCCGCCACCCCGGGCGGGCTGGACGCGTGGGTGGTGCAGCGCGACGTGGCCGACCCGGCGCTGCACGTCGGCACCTGGCTGCGCGACGCCGGCGTCGACCCGGCCTCCCCCGCGGGCCGTGCGCGGACCGCGGAGTGGCTGGACTTCTTCGCCGCGCACGACGTCGTGGGGATCGGGTTCGGCTTCGTCACCCTGCGCCGGACCGCCCCGGGCGAGGAGGGCACGGCCGTGTTCGAGGACATGCGCCAGGCCCTCGGCGACCCGCTCGGTCCCGAGATCGAGGCGTGGCTGGACCGGGTGACCTGGCTGCGCGGGCACGACCTGCTCGACGAGCCGCTCGTCGCCCCGCCCACGACCGCCCTGGAGCGCGGCTTCACCGGCTCCGACGAGGGTTGGCGCCGGATCGGCGGGACGCTCGTGCGGCTCGACGGCCCGCAGTGGCGCCACGACCTCGACGAGCTCGGCGAGTCCCTGCTCGCGGGGTGCCGCGGGCACCTGCCCCTGTCCGACCTGCTCGGGCTGCTCGCCGTCGCGCACGGTCGCGACGCCGACGAGCTGTCGGCGGCCGCCCTCCCCGTCGTCCGGGACCTGTTCCTGCACGGGCTGCTCGTGCCGCGGGACGCCCTCGCGTGA
- the dtd gene encoding D-aminoacyl-tRNA deacylase, producing MRAVVARVNEASVTVDGAVVGALDGPGLLVLLGVHRDDPGRGDEPVTTMARKLHELRVLPDEQSCADTGAGLLVVSQFTLYGETRRGRRPSWSAAAPGEDAERVVDAVVAALRVRGASVATGRFGADMAVASVNDGPFTVLVEV from the coding sequence GTGAGGGCCGTCGTCGCGCGGGTGAACGAGGCGTCGGTGACCGTCGACGGTGCGGTGGTGGGCGCCCTCGACGGACCGGGCCTGCTCGTCCTGCTCGGCGTCCACCGGGACGACCCGGGACGGGGCGACGAGCCGGTGACCACGATGGCGCGCAAGCTGCACGAACTCCGGGTGCTGCCCGACGAGCAGTCGTGCGCGGACACCGGAGCGGGACTGCTCGTCGTGAGTCAGTTCACGCTCTACGGCGAGACGCGCCGGGGACGACGACCATCGTGGTCGGCGGCCGCACCCGGGGAGGACGCGGAGCGGGTCGTCGACGCCGTGGTCGCGGCCCTGCGGGTCCGGGGTGCGAGCGTCGCCACCGGCCGGTTCGGCGCCGACATGGCGGTGGCGTCGGTCAACGACGGACCGTTCACCGTGCTGGTGGAGGTCTGA
- a CDS encoding sigma-70 family RNA polymerase sigma factor: MTATLAPQTSRSDVTAEAVLPESTPDGADTSENPVLQTEAEIQSDLDAQSPAADLVRVYLNGIGKTALLTAADEVELAKRIEAGVFAAHLLEDPTAEIDPERAKDLRMVARDGRRARAHLLEANLRLVVSLAKRYTGRGMPLLDLIQEGNLGLIRAVEKFDYAKGFKFSTYATWWIRQAITRGMADQARTIRLPVHLVEQVNKLARIKRDLHQTLGREATNEELAEESGLAVEKVADLLDHSRDPVSLDMPVGSEEEAPLGDFIEDAEATDAESTVISGLLHDDMRRVIATLDEREQNVIRLRYGLDDGQPRTLDQIGKRFGLSRERVRQIEREVMSKLREGDRARRLKAYAAS; the protein is encoded by the coding sequence ATGACGGCGACACTCGCCCCGCAGACGTCTCGCAGTGACGTCACCGCCGAGGCCGTCCTGCCCGAGTCGACCCCCGACGGCGCCGACACCTCCGAGAACCCCGTGCTGCAGACCGAGGCCGAGATCCAGAGCGACCTGGATGCCCAGAGCCCGGCCGCCGACCTCGTCCGTGTGTACCTGAACGGTATCGGAAAGACCGCGCTGCTGACGGCCGCCGACGAGGTGGAGCTGGCGAAGCGCATCGAGGCCGGCGTCTTCGCGGCGCACCTTCTCGAGGACCCCACCGCCGAGATCGACCCCGAGCGGGCCAAGGACCTGCGGATGGTGGCGCGCGACGGGCGTCGTGCCCGCGCCCACCTGCTCGAGGCGAACCTGCGACTCGTCGTCTCGCTGGCCAAGCGCTACACCGGCCGCGGGATGCCGCTGCTCGACCTGATCCAGGAGGGCAACCTCGGCCTCATCCGGGCCGTGGAGAAGTTCGACTACGCCAAGGGCTTCAAGTTCTCGACCTATGCGACGTGGTGGATCCGTCAGGCCATCACCCGCGGCATGGCCGACCAGGCCCGCACCATCCGCCTGCCCGTCCACCTGGTCGAGCAGGTCAACAAGCTGGCCCGCATCAAGCGCGACCTGCACCAGACCCTCGGGCGTGAGGCCACGAACGAGGAGCTGGCCGAGGAGTCGGGACTCGCCGTCGAGAAGGTCGCCGACCTGCTCGACCACAGCCGCGACCCGGTGAGCCTGGACATGCCGGTCGGGTCCGAGGAGGAGGCCCCGCTCGGAGACTTCATCGAGGACGCCGAGGCCACCGACGCCGAGTCGACGGTCATCTCGGGGCTGCTGCACGACGACATGCGACGGGTCATCGCGACGCTCGACGAGCGCGAGCAGAACGTGATCCGGCTGCGCTACGGCCTGGACGACGGGCAGCCGCGCACGCTCGACCAGATCGGCAAGCGCTTCGGGCTCTCCCGCGAGCGCGTCCGCCAGATCGAACGCGAGGTCATGTCGAAGCTGCGCGAGGGCGACCGCGCGCGACGGTTGAAGGCGTACGCCGCCAGCTGA